A genome region from Camelina sativa cultivar DH55 chromosome 10, Cs, whole genome shotgun sequence includes the following:
- the LOC104719633 gene encoding probable serine/threonine-protein kinase At1g54610, whose product MGCISSKNVSCFTDQSPSPVLEPGLISTSRVLIDHSLEASHNSKRSRKSRRLSGSDLRAGVSLGLSHRNLEAEQAAAGWPAWLCSAASEAVHGWVPLKAEAFQKLEKIGQGTYSSVFRAREVATGKMVALKKVKFDNLQPESIRFMAREILILRKLNHPNIMKLEGIVTSRASSSIYLVFEYMEHDLAGLSSNPDIIFTESQIKCYMQQILWGLEHCHMRGVIHRDIKASNILVNNKGVLKLGDFGLANVITPTNKNQLTSRVVTLWYRAPELLMGSTSYGVSIDLWSVGCVFAEILMGKPILKGRTEIEQLHKIYKLCGSPPDSFWKRTKLPHATSFKPQHTYEATLRERCQELSTSGVFLLETLLSMEPDKRGTASSALNSEYFLTRPYACDPSSLPKYPPNKEMDAKYRDDMRRKRANLKLRDSGVGRKNKRPNRTQYDPKNYAKLPIRQDTVEVKNIPNEASRATTTTQGNYYKVSDLPMTTGPASGFSWAVKRRKDPDNISTLTYYQPSSRSQLSGTSVAFAKNTFLNLKPDNDSVWEVQGDNYDDVIIEEVPSESKLSRIGERHGSLDGTGLDFSQREEDSPKKHLEHLQFGKQSISGPLIFKSGKIDEILQRNESNIRQAVRKSHFQREQDDR is encoded by the exons ATGGGTTGCATCAGCTCCAAGAATGTGTCATGTTTTACGGACCAGAGTCCCTCACCGGTCCTTGAGCCCGGCTTGATATCTACAAGTCGAGTTCTTATTGATCATTCGTTGGAGGCGAGTCACAATAGCAAGCGTTCAAGAAAATCAAGGAGATTGAGCGGTTCTGACTTGAGGGCTGGTGTCAGCCTCGGATTGTCTCATAGGAATTTAGAGGCTGAGCAAGCGGCTGCTGGTTGGCCTGCTTGGCTTTGCTCCGCTGCCTCTGAGGCTGTTCATGGTTGGGTTCCTCTTAAGGCTGAGGCCTTCCAAAAGTTGGAGAAG ATTGGACAAGGAACATATAGTAGCGTGTTTCGAGCACGGGAAGTAGCAACGGGTAAAATGGTGGCTTTGAAGAAGGTAAAGTTTGATAATCTTCAACCAGAGAGCATTAGGTTCATGGCAAGAGAGATTCTAATTTTACGGAAACTCAACCATCCAAACATCATGAAACTTGAGGGCATAGTCACGTCTCGAGCATCTAGCAGCATTTACCTTGTTTTTGAGTATATGGAACATGATCTTGCCGGCTTATCCTCGAATCCCGACATCATATTCACCGAGTCACAG atCAAATGTTACATGCAGCAAATACTTTGGGGACTAGAGCATTGTCATATGCGTGGCGTAATCCATAGAGACATTAAGGCATCAAACATTTTGGTGAATAATAAAGGAGTTCTAAAGCTTGGAGACTTTGGGCTAGCAAATGTGATAACACCTACGAACAAAAACCAATTGACGAGCCGTGTAGTGACTTTGTGGTATCGAGCTCCCGAGCTTCTTATGGGATCCACTAGTTATGGAGTATCAATCGATTTATGGAGTGTTGGATGTGTTTTTGCTGAGATTCTCATGGGGAAACCAATCCTAAAAGGCAGAACTGAG ATTGAACAATTGCATAAGATCTACAAGCTTTGTGGATCTCCACCAGATAGCTTCTGGAAAAGAACTAAGCTTCCCCACGCAACATCCTTCAAACCACAACATACTTATGAAGCCACTCTTAGAGAACGATGCCAAGAGTTATCAACGAGTGGTGTTTTCCTACTAGAAACTTTGCTCTCAATGGAACCTGACAAGCGTGGCACTGCTTCTTCTGCACTTAACTCCGAG TACTTCTTGACAAGGCCTTATGCATGTGATCCTTCTTCATTGCCTAAATATCCACCAAACAAAGAAATGGATGCTAAATATCGTGACGATATGCGCAG GAAAAGAGCAAACCTAAAGTTGCGAGATTCTGGAGTTGgcaggaaaaacaaaagaccaAATAGAACACAATACGATCCAAAGAATTACGCTAAGTTACCAATAAGACAg GACACGGTTGAGGTTAAGAACATACCTAATGAGGCATCTCGAGCCACGACAACAACACAAGGAAATTACTACAAAGTCTCTGACCTCCCAATGACCACGGGACCGGCCAGCGGCTTTTCATGGGCCGTGAAAAGACGGAAAGATCCTGATAATATCTCCACTCTTACCTACTATCAACCCAGCTCAAGAAGCCAATTGAGCGGAACAAGTGTTGCATTTGCCAAGAACACTTTTTTGAATCTAAAACCAGATAATGACTCAGTATGGGAGGTCCAAGGAGACAACTATGATGATGTTATTATCGAGGAGGTTCCTAGTGAGAGTAAACTTAGCCGTATTGGCGAACGTCACGGATCACTTGATGGTACTGGTTTGGATTTCAGCCAAAGAGAGGAGGATTCTCCAAAGAAACACTTA GAGCATCTACAATTTGGAAAACAAAGCATATCAGGACCGTTGATATTTAAATCAGGGAAGATTGATGAGATTTTGCAGAGGAATGAAAGTAATATACGGCAAGCTGTCAGAAAATCCCACTTCCAAAGGG aacAAGATGACAGATAA